A single Sulfurimonas aquatica DNA region contains:
- the coaE gene encoding dephospho-CoA kinase (Dephospho-CoA kinase (CoaE) performs the final step in coenzyme A biosynthesis.): MAFQYAIALTGSIATGKSTVASLMALNGMRIIDADTISHEILDASVSWVEETFGSKYIRLAKVDRPKLGEYIFANEDAKKILEDYLHPKIRAEILKRSEKQDRLKFPYLIDIPLFFENNNYDIKDSVVVYTPADVQLERFMQRNGYSKEESLKRIATQFPIDEKRDRATWVIDNSKDLKHLQQECEDFVEKIKAKYL, encoded by the coding sequence ATGGCATTTCAATATGCTATAGCTTTAACTGGTAGCATAGCTACTGGAAAAAGTACTGTTGCTTCGCTTATGGCTCTTAATGGAATGCGGATTATTGACGCAGATACCATAAGTCATGAAATTCTTGATGCTTCGGTTTCTTGGGTTGAGGAGACATTTGGTTCAAAATATATAAGACTAGCAAAGGTTGATAGACCTAAACTTGGCGAATATATATTTGCAAATGAAGATGCAAAAAAGATTTTAGAAGATTATTTACACCCTAAAATTCGTGCTGAAATTCTTAAACGCAGTGAAAAACAAGATAGATTAAAATTTCCCTACCTCATAGACATACCCCTCTTTTTTGAAAATAATAACTATGATATAAAAGATAGCGTTGTCGTATACACTCCCGCAGATGTTCAACTTGAGCGTTTTATGCAACGTAATGGTTACTCAAAAGAGGAATCTTTAAAGCGAATAGCAACTCAGTTTCCCATAGATGAAAAACGCGATCGTGCAACATGGGTAATAGATAATTCAAAAGACTTAAAACATCTTCAGCAAGAGTGTGAAGATTTTGTAGAAAAAATTAAGGCTAAGTATTTATGA
- the lspA gene encoding signal peptidase II codes for MANHRLRLGVILLFSLVGIFIIDQNIKMLFVDGFRYYTECIDLILVYNKGVAFSMFAFLDEYLKYLQLLIVSGVVFYIFYLNKLCYAFPVGILLGGAFSNIYDRFIHEGVVDMVYWHCGFNFAVFNFADVMIDVAVLWILILNFKPHICKS; via the coding sequence ATGGCTAATCATAGGTTGCGTTTAGGAGTTATACTTCTTTTTTCACTTGTAGGGATTTTTATTATTGATCAAAATATAAAAATGCTTTTTGTGGATGGATTTCGATACTACACGGAGTGTATAGACTTGATACTTGTATACAATAAGGGCGTGGCGTTTTCAATGTTTGCGTTTTTAGATGAGTACTTGAAATATTTACAATTACTAATAGTAAGTGGCGTTGTTTTTTATATCTTTTACTTAAATAAACTCTGTTACGCATTCCCCGTAGGCATACTTCTTGGCGGAGCATTTTCAAACATATATGATAGGTTTATTCATGAGGGCGTAGTAGATATGGTCTACTGGCACTGTGGATTTAATTTTGCAGTTTTTAATTTTGCAGACGTAATGATAGACGTAGCAGTATTGTGGATACTTATTTTAAATTTTAAACCGCATATTTGTAAAAGCTAG
- a CDS encoding spermidine synthase, which produces MKDFIYNEMMVHVALCTNKNPENILIVSDNADALVAEVQKHDNIPFDVIGADLSKLRELTDGSYDVVISELDSDAAILAHHNRVLKEDGLLVTTHPSLDNTDENKAIMEILGRYTKVIMPFNIGNGETALLASKEYHPTADIILHRADMLDNLDYYNCDVHPAAFAMGNNVRKEYLGIIKN; this is translated from the coding sequence ATGAAAGATTTTATATATAACGAAATGATGGTACATGTTGCACTTTGTACAAACAAGAACCCTGAGAATATTTTAATTGTGAGTGATAATGCAGATGCATTAGTTGCTGAAGTTCAAAAGCATGATAACATCCCATTTGATGTTATCGGTGCTGACCTAAGTAAATTACGTGAGTTAACTGATGGTAGTTATGATGTTGTTATATCAGAGTTAGATTCCGATGCAGCGATACTTGCTCACCACAACCGTGTACTAAAAGAGGATGGCCTCTTAGTTACTACACATCCATCTTTAGATAATACAGATGAGAATAAGGCTATTATGGAAATACTTGGTCGTTACACTAAAGTAATCATGCCTTTTAACATTGGTAATGGCGAGACTGCTCTTTTAGCTTCTAAAGAGTATCATCCAACTGCAGATATTATACTTCATCGTGCTGATATGCTTGATAACTTAGATTACTATAACTGCGACGTTCATCCTGCAGCATTTGCGATGGGTAACAATGTGCGTAAAGAGTACTTAGGCATCATTAAAAACTAA
- a CDS encoding YgaP family membrane protein: MDINFYKIRRNCRVFRIILGAVLIVAAFIVEASWSNWLYLGVLPLIAGLVNFCPLCLITKKCDLPEASEKN; this comes from the coding sequence ATGGATATTAATTTTTACAAAATAAGAAGAAATTGTAGAGTATTTCGTATAATACTTGGTGCTGTATTAATAGTTGCAGCATTTATAGTTGAGGCTAGCTGGTCAAATTGGTTATATCTAGGTGTATTACCTCTAATTGCGGGATTAGTAAACTTTTGTCCATTATGTTTAATAACAAAAAAATGCGATTTACCTGAAGCATCGGAAAAAAACTAA
- the tig gene encoding trigger factor, translating into MEIKSTKIDSANALIEATISMDEVNKNIEKIAKQLSKTANVQGFRKGKVPVAIVKKQYGQKLVEDAESESLREVLSSGLAELEISNESLIGEPNISKFEKSDDKIEVAVKVAMRPAIDLGEYASMVPDFEKPVVSDADVDARLKDIAQNQAPLEDIKRNRKMKEGDVAVIDFEGSIDGVLFEGGTGKNFALTLGSNQFIPGFEDQLIGVKRDEEVVIKVTFPENYGSEALSGKDAEFKVKVNQIQVKAEVEINDEFAQKMLPGEENATVEELKKQVKIQLENEALSKVYNEDLKPQLLEKLVNTLSFDLPEFVVEQEIDMALNKKAGTMSEDEIKELRENADKLTSLRETFRDDASRSVRATFIIDSLAQDKGVKIEEQEVMQTIYYEAMQTGQDPQKAYEQYKDAGYLPAIQMSMVEDRVLTTLLNEKLEA; encoded by the coding sequence ATGGAAATCAAATCAACTAAAATCGACAGTGCTAACGCTTTAATAGAAGCAACAATCTCAATGGATGAGGTAAATAAAAATATAGAAAAAATTGCTAAGCAACTTTCTAAAACAGCTAACGTTCAAGGTTTTCGTAAAGGTAAAGTACCTGTAGCTATAGTTAAAAAACAGTATGGTCAGAAGCTTGTAGAAGACGCTGAGTCTGAGTCTTTACGTGAGGTTTTAAGTAGTGGTTTAGCAGAATTAGAAATCTCTAATGAGTCTTTAATTGGTGAGCCAAATATTTCTAAGTTTGAAAAATCTGATGATAAAATAGAAGTTGCTGTAAAAGTTGCTATGCGTCCAGCTATTGATTTAGGTGAGTATGCTTCTATGGTTCCAGATTTTGAAAAACCAGTTGTTAGCGATGCAGACGTTGACGCTAGACTTAAAGATATCGCTCAAAACCAAGCTCCACTTGAAGATATTAAACGTAATCGTAAAATGAAAGAGGGCGATGTAGCCGTTATTGACTTTGAAGGTTCTATTGATGGCGTTCTTTTTGAGGGCGGTACAGGTAAAAACTTCGCACTTACTTTAGGTTCAAATCAGTTTATTCCAGGTTTTGAAGATCAACTAATAGGCGTAAAACGTGATGAAGAAGTAGTAATCAAAGTTACTTTCCCAGAAAATTACGGTTCAGAAGCACTTTCAGGTAAAGATGCGGAGTTCAAAGTAAAAGTAAATCAGATTCAAGTAAAAGCAGAAGTTGAAATTAACGATGAATTTGCTCAAAAAATGCTTCCAGGTGAAGAAAACGCTACAGTTGAAGAGCTTAAAAAACAAGTAAAAATTCAACTTGAAAATGAAGCGCTTTCAAAAGTTTATAACGAAGATTTAAAGCCTCAACTTTTAGAGAAGTTAGTAAATACTCTATCATTTGACTTACCAGAATTTGTAGTTGAGCAAGAGATTGACATGGCGTTAAACAAAAAAGCTGGAACTATGAGTGAAGATGAGATTAAAGAACTACGTGAAAACGCAGATAAATTAACTTCACTTCGTGAAACTTTCCGTGATGACGCTTCTAGAAGCGTTAGAGCTACGTTTATCATAGACTCTTTAGCTCAAGACAAAGGCGTTAAGATAGAAGAGCAAGAAGTTATGCAAACTATATACTATGAAGCAATGCAGACAGGTCAAGATCCTCAAAAAGCATATGAACAGTATAAAGACGCTGGATACTTACCTGCAATTCAAATGTCAATGGTAGAAGATAGAGTTCTTACAACTCTTTTAAACGAAAAGTTAGAAGCATAA
- the glmM gene encoding phosphoglucosamine mutase, whose amino-acid sequence MKLFGTDGVRGEAGSFLSAEMAMKIAMAAGIYLKPTALTNKILVGKDTRRSGYMIENAIVSGLTAIGYDVIEIGPMPTPAIAFITENMRCDAGIMISASHNSFEDNGIKFFNAHGDKFTTEVEAKIEEIYYNEELIQDAQVTARSIGKAKRIDDVIGRYIVQLKNSFPVHMTLQGIRIVLDTSNGAAYKVGPTVLEELGADVIVLHNKPDGFNINEGCGALHPKDLSDCVRKYRADLGIALDGDADRLVVVDEKGEVVDGDQLLGALGVYLHERKALKGGGIVATVMSNQGLEDYMNANSLKLFRSNVGDKHVLEIMKKEGINFGGEQSGHVIINDYAKTGDGLVSALQVLALLIDKKKPASELLRPFSLYPQKLVNIRIKNKLPLAEIVGLKEKLEALDKESIRHLIRYSGTENKLRILLEAKDSKLMNKRMDEMVDFLQAALNG is encoded by the coding sequence ATGAAACTATTTGGAACAGATGGAGTTCGCGGAGAGGCAGGCTCATTTTTAAGCGCTGAAATGGCTATGAAAATCGCTATGGCTGCGGGCATATACCTAAAACCCACTGCGCTTACAAACAAGATTCTTGTTGGAAAAGATACGCGTAGAAGCGGTTATATGATAGAAAATGCAATAGTGAGCGGCTTGACTGCGATAGGGTATGACGTAATTGAAATTGGTCCTATGCCAACTCCTGCTATCGCATTTATTACTGAAAATATGCGTTGTGACGCTGGAATAATGATAAGCGCATCACATAACTCTTTTGAAGATAATGGAATAAAGTTTTTTAATGCTCATGGAGATAAGTTTACTACTGAAGTTGAAGCAAAAATCGAAGAGATTTATTATAATGAAGAGTTAATTCAAGATGCACAAGTTACTGCAAGATCCATTGGAAAAGCAAAACGTATAGATGATGTAATAGGTCGTTATATAGTGCAGCTTAAAAACTCATTTCCGGTTCACATGACACTTCAAGGTATAAGAATAGTGCTTGACACATCAAATGGCGCTGCATATAAGGTTGGTCCAACTGTGCTTGAAGAGTTAGGAGCTGATGTTATAGTGTTACATAATAAACCAGATGGCTTTAATATAAATGAGGGATGTGGTGCTCTTCATCCCAAAGATTTAAGTGATTGCGTTAGAAAATACAGAGCAGACTTAGGTATTGCTCTTGATGGTGATGCAGATAGACTCGTAGTTGTAGATGAAAAAGGCGAGGTAGTAGATGGTGACCAGCTTTTAGGTGCTCTGGGCGTTTATCTTCATGAGAGAAAAGCACTAAAAGGTGGAGGTATTGTTGCTACTGTTATGAGTAACCAAGGCCTTGAAGATTATATGAATGCAAATTCACTTAAGCTCTTTCGCTCAAATGTTGGCGATAAACATGTTTTAGAAATTATGAAAAAAGAGGGAATCAACTTCGGGGGTGAACAGAGTGGTCATGTAATCATTAATGATTATGCAAAAACTGGAGATGGGCTTGTAAGCGCTTTACAAGTTTTAGCACTTTTAATAGATAAGAAAAAGCCTGCATCAGAATTATTGCGTCCATTCTCTCTCTATCCTCAAAAATTGGTTAATATTCGCATAAAGAATAAGCTTCCATTAGCTGAAATAGTTGGCTTAAAAGAGAAACTTGAAGCATTGGATAAAGAAAGTATTCGCCACTTAATAAGATACTCAGGAACAGAAAACAAACTTAGAATTCTTTTAGAAGCAAAAGACAGTAAGTTGATGAATAAAAGAATGGATGAAATGGTAGATTTTTTGCAAGCGGCGCTTAATGGCTAA
- the rpsT gene encoding 30S ribosomal protein S20, which translates to MANHKSSIKRIRQTIVRTERNRFYRTRLKNIVKDVNSAVEAGNKEEATAAFKVANQQIHKFVSKGILKKETAARKVSRLHKSVNAI; encoded by the coding sequence ATGGCAAATCACAAGTCATCAATTAAGAGAATTCGTCAAACTATCGTTCGTACAGAGCGTAACCGTTTTTACAGAACTCGTCTTAAAAACATAGTAAAAGACGTTAACTCTGCAGTTGAAGCGGGTAACAAAGAAGAAGCAACTGCTGCATTTAAAGTAGCTAACCAACAAATTCACAAGTTTGTAAGCAAAGGTATTCTTAAAAAAGAGACTGCAGCTAGAAAAGTAAGTCGTCTACACAAATCTGTAAACGCTATATAA
- the dapF gene encoding diaminopimelate epimerase, with product MKIAKYSASGNDFVMFHADIKEDRTELTKILCHRQHGIGADGLVVLLPSDKYDFEWQFYNSDGSHADMCGNASRAAAHYAFINKLAPKEMSFLTGAGVIKARVEESDEKSGIVLSELTPPIIIDKEITFNGRSWWHLNTGVPHLVNFRESVEEFDIEELRELRYKYDANVNIACVDGENLRVRTYERGVEDETLACGTGMAACFYRALQEGLVGNNIEVYPTSGETLYLGMNDRTITFKGLVKNTFITEWETTI from the coding sequence ATGAAAATAGCAAAATATAGTGCTAGTGGGAATGACTTTGTTATGTTTCACGCAGATATTAAAGAAGACAGAACGGAGTTAACCAAAATATTATGTCATCGCCAGCATGGAATTGGTGCAGATGGTCTTGTGGTACTTTTACCAAGTGATAAGTATGATTTTGAGTGGCAATTTTATAACTCTGATGGAAGTCATGCCGATATGTGTGGAAATGCTTCTAGAGCAGCTGCCCATTATGCGTTTATAAATAAACTGGCTCCTAAGGAAATGAGCTTTTTAACGGGAGCTGGCGTTATAAAAGCGAGAGTTGAAGAGTCAGATGAAAAGAGCGGAATTGTTCTAAGTGAATTAACGCCTCCTATTATCATAGACAAAGAGATAACTTTTAATGGAAGATCTTGGTGGCATTTAAATACAGGCGTTCCTCATCTGGTAAATTTTAGAGAGAGTGTGGAAGAGTTTGATATAGAGGAGCTCAGGGAGCTGCGTTATAAGTATGATGCAAATGTGAACATAGCTTGTGTAGATGGAGAAAATCTCAGAGTTCGCACATATGAGCGTGGCGTTGAGGATGAGACACTCGCTTGCGGCACGGGAATGGCTGCATGTTTCTATAGAGCGCTACAAGAAGGTTTAGTAGGTAATAATATAGAGGTTTATCCTACGAGTGGAGAGACTTTATACTTGGGGATGAATGATAGAACTATTACATTTAAGGGATTAGTGAAAAATACTTTTATTACTGAGTGGGAAACTACTATTTAA
- a CDS encoding OmpP1/FadL family transporter, with product MKKTIKLAVVAALALGSTSAFATNGDVMIGQGAKSRSMGGVGIAKSFGAESGLANPALISTVKDMEVTGAVTFFMPNVAFGSNAGDNINQAFGANGYQGTSTPPVAGSAFATGNPADVVAGPSAAITSSDSLANFSIIPEIAFASRISDSVVWGVSMTGTAGMGTDYTGKTNGSFSMYTSLALLKVATPLAIDITSGLTLGVTPILQYGSLQMAHDTFNPAAPQKSPLADDTSFGYEVGLAYDVDGVDGLTLGAVYKSKIDMEYENVISASTTIFGVNDAITSGDHLAQPAEIGLGISYTTDGNTIALDYKQIAWGDAAGYSDFGWEDQTVIAVGYEYAENNWAFRIGYNHGTNPITEQNGAKGTTQPGENYVGAVKNFFNLSGFPGVVESHMTVGGGINLSDSLSLDAAFIYAPEVTLSYDTSGLTEGAAYQLAGGATPYTGTPTDMLAGAIAGQTAASSADVTHSQMGVNIAMTYKF from the coding sequence ATGAAAAAAACGATTAAATTAGCAGTAGTAGCTGCATTAGCTTTAGGCTCAACATCTGCATTCGCAACTAATGGTGATGTTATGATTGGTCAAGGTGCTAAATCACGTTCGATGGGTGGAGTTGGTATTGCTAAATCTTTCGGTGCTGAATCAGGCCTTGCAAATCCTGCTTTAATCTCTACTGTTAAAGATATGGAAGTTACTGGTGCTGTTACTTTTTTTATGCCAAATGTAGCTTTTGGTTCTAATGCTGGTGATAATATTAATCAAGCTTTTGGAGCAAATGGCTACCAAGGTACTTCAACTCCTCCAGTTGCAGGTAGTGCATTTGCAACTGGAAACCCAGCCGATGTAGTTGCTGGTCCTAGTGCAGCAATTACATCTTCTGACTCTTTAGCAAATTTCAGCATTATTCCTGAAATTGCATTTGCTAGCAGAATAAGCGATAGTGTTGTATGGGGTGTATCAATGACTGGTACTGCTGGAATGGGAACTGATTATACAGGTAAAACAAATGGATCATTTTCTATGTACACTAGCTTGGCACTTTTAAAAGTAGCTACACCTTTAGCTATTGATATAACATCTGGATTGACATTAGGTGTAACACCAATTCTTCAGTATGGTTCTCTTCAAATGGCTCATGATACATTTAATCCTGCAGCACCACAAAAAAGTCCTTTAGCTGATGATACAAGCTTCGGTTATGAAGTTGGTTTAGCATATGATGTAGACGGTGTTGATGGTTTAACACTTGGTGCTGTATATAAGTCTAAGATTGATATGGAATATGAAAATGTAATTTCAGCTTCTACTACTATATTTGGTGTAAATGATGCAATTACATCTGGGGATCACCTTGCTCAACCAGCTGAAATTGGTTTAGGTATTTCTTACACTACTGATGGAAACACAATCGCATTAGATTATAAGCAAATAGCTTGGGGTGATGCAGCTGGATACAGCGACTTTGGTTGGGAAGATCAAACTGTAATTGCAGTTGGTTACGAATATGCAGAAAATAACTGGGCATTTCGTATTGGTTATAACCATGGAACTAATCCTATAACAGAACAAAATGGAGCAAAAGGTACTACTCAACCTGGTGAAAACTATGTTGGTGCTGTTAAAAACTTTTTTAATCTTTCAGGCTTCCCAGGTGTAGTTGAAAGCCATATGACAGTTGGTGGTGGTATAAATCTTTCAGATTCATTATCTCTAGATGCAGCATTCATATATGCACCAGAAGTTACTCTTTCTTATGATACATCTGGTCTTACTGAAGGAGCAGCATATCAATTAGCTGGTGGTGCAACACCATATACTGGAACTCCTACAGATATGTTAGCGGGAGCAATAGCTGGGCAAACTGCAGCTTCATCAGCAGATGTTACTCACTCACAAATGGGTGTTAACATTGCAATGACATACAAATTCTAG
- the prfA gene encoding peptide chain release factor 1, with product MLSDKLTPFINRYNELSDLLSSPDITSDIKRMTDLSREQSNLLPIVEKAKEYKTLIQDITDTKEMLGDSEMGDMAKEELKELEPQIALLEEDIKMLLLPKDPNDDRNIIVELRAGAGGDEAAIFVGDLFDAYTRYADLRGWNIEIMSTSPSDAGGYKEVTALIKGDQVYSRLKYEGGTHRVQRVPATESQGRVHTSAITVAVMPEVDDVEINIDEKDLKIDVMRSSGCGGQSVNTTDSAVRITHLPSGLVVTNQDQKSQHKNREKAMKVLKARLYDQQMQEQQSENAAERAAQVGSGDRSGRIRTYNYPQNRISDHRINLTLYRLGEIMGSGLLDEVVEPLIADHQAKIVEAAGL from the coding sequence ATGCTCTCAGATAAACTAACTCCGTTTATCAACCGCTATAACGAACTTAGCGACTTGCTAAGTTCACCTGACATTACTTCTGACATCAAACGTATGACAGACCTCTCAAGAGAACAATCAAATCTTTTACCTATTGTTGAAAAAGCAAAAGAGTATAAAACTCTTATTCAAGATATCACTGATACAAAAGAGATGCTTGGTGATTCTGAGATGGGTGATATGGCAAAAGAAGAGCTCAAAGAACTTGAACCTCAGATAGCGCTTTTAGAAGAAGATATCAAAATGCTTCTTCTTCCAAAAGATCCAAATGATGATAGAAATATCATTGTGGAACTTCGCGCTGGAGCTGGTGGAGATGAAGCAGCTATATTTGTAGGTGACCTGTTTGACGCATATACTCGTTATGCCGACCTTCGTGGTTGGAATATTGAAATTATGAGCACATCGCCATCTGACGCAGGTGGATACAAAGAGGTAACTGCGCTTATAAAGGGCGACCAGGTATATAGTAGGTTGAAATATGAAGGTGGAACACATCGTGTACAACGTGTTCCAGCAACAGAATCTCAAGGTCGCGTTCACACGTCAGCTATAACAGTAGCAGTAATGCCTGAAGTAGATGATGTTGAAATTAACATTGACGAAAAAGATTTAAAGATAGACGTTATGCGTTCTTCTGGTTGTGGTGGCCAATCTGTAAATACTACAGATTCCGCCGTTAGAATTACTCACTTGCCATCTGGTCTAGTAGTAACCAACCAGGACCAAAAATCACAGCATAAAAACCGTGAAAAAGCGATGAAAGTTCTTAAAGCTAGACTTTATGATCAGCAAATGCAAGAGCAACAGTCTGAAAACGCGGCAGAGCGTGCAGCACAAGTAGGAAGTGGGGATAGAAGTGGTCGTATTCGTACATATAACTATCCACAAAACCGCATAAGCGATCATAGAATAAATCTAACGCTCTACAGACTTGGTGAGATTATGGGAAGTGGGCTTCTAGATGAAGTTGTTGAACCTCTTATAGCTGACCATCAAGCAAAAATAGTTGAAGCAGCTGGACTCTAA
- the purM gene encoding phosphoribosylformylglycinamidine cyclo-ligase, with amino-acid sequence MSQISYKDAGVDIDAGNSFIENIKPLVKATKIPGVMGGIGSFAGAFELPKGFKEPVMLAATDGVGTKLKLAIDSGIHHTVGIDLVAMCVNDLLCNFGTPSFFLDYYATGKLDVKNATNVVAGIAEGCKRSECALIGGETAEMPGMYSEDDYDLAGFAVGVAEKSEMDRVSLVRAGHKLIALPSSGLHSNGFSLARKVLFEKMNMKFEDDFNGKPLIETLLEPTTIYVKTFKALRNEIVAMAHITGGGIVENLPRVLPENLMAEVQKDSIKVLPIFELMAEHVDRDEMFRAFNMGVGMILVVEESNVESVLSKTDGYLIGEIKKGKREAKMI; translated from the coding sequence ATGAGTCAAATTAGTTATAAAGATGCTGGAGTAGACATAGATGCTGGAAATAGCTTTATAGAAAATATTAAACCTTTAGTTAAAGCTACAAAAATTCCAGGCGTTATGGGTGGAATTGGCTCATTTGCCGGTGCATTTGAACTGCCAAAAGGATTTAAAGAGCCTGTTATGCTTGCAGCCACTGATGGCGTTGGAACAAAGCTAAAGCTAGCTATAGATAGCGGTATTCACCATACAGTTGGAATTGATTTGGTTGCTATGTGTGTAAATGATTTACTCTGTAATTTTGGAACTCCATCTTTTTTCCTAGATTACTATGCTACTGGTAAACTAGATGTTAAAAATGCCACAAATGTAGTGGCAGGGATAGCTGAGGGATGTAAACGTAGCGAGTGTGCACTTATTGGTGGAGAAACTGCTGAAATGCCAGGAATGTACTCTGAAGATGATTATGACTTAGCTGGATTTGCTGTAGGTGTCGCAGAAAAATCAGAAATGGATAGAGTATCTCTGGTTAGAGCCGGTCATAAACTTATAGCGCTACCTAGTTCTGGTCTTCACTCAAATGGCTTCTCGCTTGCAAGAAAAGTTCTTTTTGAAAAAATGAATATGAAATTTGAAGATGACTTTAATGGTAAACCTTTAATCGAGACCCTGCTAGAGCCTACTACCATTTACGTTAAAACATTTAAAGCCCTTAGAAATGAGATAGTAGCGATGGCGCATATTACAGGTGGTGGAATAGTAGAAAACTTACCTCGTGTGCTACCTGAAAACCTTATGGCGGAAGTTCAAAAAGATTCAATAAAGGTCCTTCCAATATTTGAGTTAATGGCGGAGCATGTTGATCGTGATGAGATGTTTAGAGCATTCAATATGGGTGTTGGAATGATACTAGTTGTTGAAGAGTCTAATGTCGAATCTGTACTCTCTAAGACTGATGGTTATTTAATAGGTGAGATAAAAAAGGGTAAACGCGAAGCTAAAATGATATAA